The Desulfonatronospira thiodismutans ASO3-1 DNA segment GCCAGGCTGGGGGCCAGGCCGGCAGTAGCCCTGAATCCGCACACCCCGCTGGAAATCCTTGAGTATGTACTTCCCAGGCTGGATATGGTCCTCATCATGAGCGTAAACCCCGGTTTCGGGGGGCAGAAATTCATTCCCTTCAGCATGGAGAAAATCCGCAGGCTCAAGTCCATGATAGCCGCCCGTGACTGCAAGACACTTATCCAGGTGGACGGCGGGGTCACCCCGGAAAACACCGGAGAGCTTGTCCAGTGCGGGGCTGACGTGCTGGTCTCGGGCTCGGCCTTCTTTGCCCACCCCCCGTACAGGGAAAGGCTGAAGACTTTTATAAATGCAGCCAGAGATCAGGGCTGACACACTCTCCGGGGTTCATGAGTCATCCGGGGTTATTTTGTCCAAAGCAGTGCGCAGTTCCTGTACCTGTACAGGCTTGGACAGGTAGTCATTCATACCCATCTCCAGAAAACGCTCCCGGTCTCCGCCCATGGCATGTGCAGTCAGGGCAATAATGGGGATTGCCGGATAAGTGCCATCTTCTTCCTGCCTGGAACCCCCGGCTTCAAGCCTTCTTATTTCTTTTGTCGCTTCCATGCCATCCATGACCGGCATATTTATGTCCATGAGAATACAGTCAAAAGCATGTTTTTGAAACTGCTCCAGGGCCTCCTGCCCGTTTTGCGCAATAAGGGGGATATGCCCCTCCCTTTCGAGCACCTTCTGCATGAAAAAACGGTTGGAAGGATCGTCTTCGGCCAGAAGAACCCTTAGGCCCGGTGATCCGGCTTTTACCTGGATGTTTTCTTTATTCTCCCCTGCACTTTCACCAGAACCCGCTTCCAGGGGCAGGGAGACATAAAAAGTGCTGCCCTCACCTGGAGTACTTTCCACAGATATATTGCCTCCCATCATCTGCACCAGCCTGACCACAATGGACAGCCCCAGCCCGGCCCCCTCAAAATTGCGGGTAAAGGCCCCGTCGGCCTGGACAAAAGGATTGAAGATTTCGCCAAGCTTCTCATCGGATATCCCAAGTCCTGAGTCCGCCACGGATATGAGCACCCGGAGTTCATTTCCCTGTCGGCGCAGCAAATGCCAGTGCAACTCTACAGTATCGTCATGAGTGAATTTCAGGGCATTGCCCACCAGATTCAAGAGTATCTGCTGTATCCTGGCATCATCTCCTGCAAGTATTGGAGGCAGCCGGGGGTCGAGAGTACATGAGATGCGCACGTTTTTTTCTGCTGCGCTGGCCGCAAAAAGGTCCTCAATGGACGTGCAGAGCCTGTCCACTTCAAAATCGGCTTTGCGGATTTCCATTTTGCCCGCTTCAATTCTGGAAAGATCCAGGATGTCCGTGAGCAGGCGGGTGAGACGCCTGGCCGAGGCAATACCCATCTCCACCAGCTGCTTTTGCTCATGGTCCAGGCTGGTGGCTTCAAGAAGCTGCAGTCCCCCCATTATGCCGTTGATGGGAGTCCGGATCTCGTGGCTCATATTGGCCAGGAACTCGCTCTTGGCTTTATTGGCGGCTTCAGCCTTTTCCCAGGCCATTTGAAGCTCCGCCTCCGACTCCTTCCTCTGGGTGATATCGCGCAAAAGCTCCACCACGTACTCCACCCTGCCCTCTTCATTCAGGATGGGATTGGCCCGGCAGCTGAAATACCTTTCAAACTGCGGAAAATAAAGCTCATGGTCCGCCTGCCCTCCTCTCTTCAGTGCATCCAGGGTGGCACAGGGCTGGCAGGGAAATTCCTGATTCATAAGTTCATAACACTTCTTCCCCTGAACCTCATTTTCATCCATGCCCAGGAGTTCATAGCCTGTCCTGTTATAACGCACCACGGTCAGATCCGGCAGTTTGACGCTCATAAAGTCCGGCATATTGTCCAGAACGCCGTTTAAAAGCATATTCTTGTGCCTTAGATCCTCTTCAATACTTTTAAGCCCGGTAATATCCACAATGCACACCAGTACCCTGGAGAAATCCTGTTCGCACCCGGGCATCACCGACCACTTCAGCTGCACGTTTCTGATTTCACCGTTTAGGTTCTGAAGCCTTTTTTCTGTGAAAAAAGACTTCTCCCCATGAAAAACAGCCGCAAGCTCTCCCATGAATTCCTGCCAGGAATCCCGGGCAAAAACCGTGGCTATTCCCCTGGTGAATTCTTCTAAGGATGCAGCATGAAACTGCTTGAGAGCTGTCTGGTTTACATCAACTATCCGGACCAGTTCAGCCATTTCCTGGACAAACTGCGGATTTTCCTTCAAAAAAGAATCAAGCTCTCCGTCTGCCTGATTTTTTATTTCACCAAGGCGTTTTTGGACTTGAGAAAAATCCTCCACCAGCATAGAGGCCGGGGATTCCTGAAAAAGCTGCCTGTACCTGCTCTCGCTTTCCTCCAGGGCAGCCAGAGCCCTGCGGTTTTCGGTGATGTCGCGTATCAGGGCTATCACCTCTTCTTCATTCAGGGGCATAATGCGCGATTCAAAATAAAAGGTCCGGGAATCTATTTCTAACTCATACTCAACCATCTGCAGATCCCCGGTTGTCAGGGCATTATTTACACCCTGCATAAACCTGGTGCCTACCTCCTCAGGAACCACATCCGGAATGTATCTGCCCAGGACCTCTTCCTTTGGACGGTACAGTTTGGCCTGGAAATCACCAAGAACATCCAGGCATACGCCCTGTAAGTTGGTCTTGATAACGATGTCCGGCAGCACTTCCATGATAGTGCGGATATATTCCTCGCTTTCACGCAGGGCTTTTTCCTGCTGTCTCTCCCGGGTAACATCACGTAGTACGCCCTGGATCATGTTTTCGCTCACCAGCCTGCCCCTGGTGATGACCATGATCTCCCGGCCGTCACTGCGCAGGCAGCGATGTTCCGAAAACCTGGACTGGTTTCGTTTTATATCCTCAAACTCCTCCCGGACCTGCTGCACTTCTTCCGGATGCACCAGGGAGGATGGATGCAGCCTGATCAACTCTTCCCTGGTATAGCCGAACATTTCTAAGGCGGACTCATTGGCGTCCAGGATATTGCCCTCCAGGTCATGCAAAAACACCCCTTCCGTGGACTTCTCAAACAGGTTCCTGTACCTGAATTCGCTCTCCTGCAGAGCCTTTTCCGCTGTTTTTTTCCCGGTTATATCCCTGCAGGCACCGTATACTTTTTTTGAGCCCCTTTCATCTTCCAGAAAGCAGGAGCTGGCAACCTGAAGCCAGCAGGTCTGGCCATCCCGGCGCAATATCCTTAGCTCACACTCCTTTGTCTGACCCGGTTCACATTCTGTGATATGCTCCCGGAACAGATACCGGTCTTCAGGATGCACCAGAAATGACCAGCACTGATTGGCCAGGATATCTTCCACGCTGTACCCGGTTATTTTTTCCACCGCCCCGGCCAGCCATTCCAGGTTGTGTCCTGTTTGGCCCTCTACGCAGGAAAATATAAAGTCATTGGTGCTTTCGGAAAGCATGCGGTATCTTTCCTCGCTTCTGCGCAGGGCGTTTTCCGCCAGTTTGCGCTCGGAGATATCCGTGACAAACCCCCGGATATACATGAGCCTGCCGGTGTCATCCCTGATTGCCCCGGCAGTGATGGAGACCCACAAGGGGTTGTTGTCCCGGCACAGAAGGCGGCACTCGAAATTGGCGACCTCATTGTCCGCCTCCAGCATGCGGTAAAGTCCCTGCCAGTCCCTGGCATCTGCAAAGCTTTGCCATGCTGTACCCCCGGTTTTATCTAAAATATCCTGCGGATCACTGTACCCAAGTATCTGGGCCAGGGCAGGATTTGCGCTCAACAGCATTCCCCCGGGGTCTACAGTCAATATGCCTATGGGGGCGCTCATGAAAATATCATCTGTTAGTGGGCTGCCTTGAGCCTGGGAGGGGTTATTTACAGGTGAGTTGTTTTCGGGCATGCATTTCTCCACTTGAGTATGCTCAGTTCATTGTAACCATTCAAGGGGCAGGTACCGGCCATTAGTCACCACCGAGGACCACCTGAATGGTTACAGTTCATTTGGTAGCTCAAATTTCAAGTTTCTTCTCTTACAAATTGTTCTTCAGTTCCTTCAGTCCGGGACAGACCCGGCTTTGCACTTTGTTCCCTTCGGTGTATTCTTTCCACTGCACTACGGGACCAGTAGGCAAGCTGGGTGATGGCGTTGGAATTTACATCTGGCCGGGCATCTGCTGCATTGAACCACAGCTTGCCTTCCACGGGGATACCCAGGGCGCAGATATTTTCATGGACGCTTCCGTCTGCCGCCACAAGCTGAAAGTCATGGGTGACATCCAGCCCGCCCATCTCGAAGCTTCCG contains these protein-coding regions:
- the rpe gene encoding ribulose-phosphate 3-epimerase, whose product is MKSQQELILSPSLLASDFSNLAGELSALEEAGLTWVHWDVMDGSFVPNITFGPPIIAGCRKKSRLFFDVHLMIEEPDRYLEDFVRAGADLLCVHAEACRHLERTLSEIARLGARPAVALNPHTPLEILEYVLPRLDMVLIMSVNPGFGGQKFIPFSMEKIRRLKSMIAARDCKTLIQVDGGVTPENTGELVQCGADVLVSGSAFFAHPPYRERLKTFINAARDQG
- a CDS encoding PAS domain S-box protein translates to MPENNSPVNNPSQAQGSPLTDDIFMSAPIGILTVDPGGMLLSANPALAQILGYSDPQDILDKTGGTAWQSFADARDWQGLYRMLEADNEVANFECRLLCRDNNPLWVSITAGAIRDDTGRLMYIRGFVTDISERKLAENALRRSEERYRMLSESTNDFIFSCVEGQTGHNLEWLAGAVEKITGYSVEDILANQCWSFLVHPEDRYLFREHITECEPGQTKECELRILRRDGQTCWLQVASSCFLEDERGSKKVYGACRDITGKKTAEKALQESEFRYRNLFEKSTEGVFLHDLEGNILDANESALEMFGYTREELIRLHPSSLVHPEEVQQVREEFEDIKRNQSRFSEHRCLRSDGREIMVITRGRLVSENMIQGVLRDVTRERQQEKALRESEEYIRTIMEVLPDIVIKTNLQGVCLDVLGDFQAKLYRPKEEVLGRYIPDVVPEEVGTRFMQGVNNALTTGDLQMVEYELEIDSRTFYFESRIMPLNEEEVIALIRDITENRRALAALEESESRYRQLFQESPASMLVEDFSQVQKRLGEIKNQADGELDSFLKENPQFVQEMAELVRIVDVNQTALKQFHAASLEEFTRGIATVFARDSWQEFMGELAAVFHGEKSFFTEKRLQNLNGEIRNVQLKWSVMPGCEQDFSRVLVCIVDITGLKSIEEDLRHKNMLLNGVLDNMPDFMSVKLPDLTVVRYNRTGYELLGMDENEVQGKKCYELMNQEFPCQPCATLDALKRGGQADHELYFPQFERYFSCRANPILNEEGRVEYVVELLRDITQRKESEAELQMAWEKAEAANKAKSEFLANMSHEIRTPINGIMGGLQLLEATSLDHEQKQLVEMGIASARRLTRLLTDILDLSRIEAGKMEIRKADFEVDRLCTSIEDLFAASAAEKNVRISCTLDPRLPPILAGDDARIQQILLNLVGNALKFTHDDTVELHWHLLRRQGNELRVLISVADSGLGISDEKLGEIFNPFVQADGAFTRNFEGAGLGLSIVVRLVQMMGGNISVESTPGEGSTFYVSLPLEAGSGESAGENKENIQVKAGSPGLRVLLAEDDPSNRFFMQKVLEREGHIPLIAQNGQEALEQFQKHAFDCILMDINMPVMDGMEATKEIRRLEAGGSRQEEDGTYPAIPIIALTAHAMGGDRERFLEMGMNDYLSKPVQVQELRTALDKITPDDS